ATTGGTAGCAGTGAAGACACTAAGGAAGCTTTCATGCTTACAGAATCAGACTTCGTTGATAGTCTTGAATGGAGTAAGTTCAGTTTCTTACAGACAGAGGTAGAATAAGATTAGAAAGTATAGACAAATAAAAATATAGTTGTATAATATTTACGTCTACAACGTAGTTCTTATGGGGAGGTAGACATGTACATCTGGAGCGAAAGTGAGAAAAGACTTGTGCTGGTAACGCCAGTCGATGTGTACCAGGCAACTTTGATGGCCTGGGGTCTCGGGATGATGTTCTGGACCAGCTATCGCGCTGCTGCGCTCATCAATCAGCACAGTTGAAGTAACCGAAAAGGCGCCGTCTTTCCAAGCGGCGCCTCGATCATATACGCCCTCGGGCGTTTTTATGTTGCAAACGGATCGTATCCTCGTTCGATATGATTCTGTAACGGCAAGAAGAGGGGGCTCGGCAGCTTGTTCCAGTCAAACCATTCCCACGCTTCACATTTTTCTGGCTCAAGGATCTCTGGTTGGCCTGATTCCCAGCCGGCAGTGAGAAGAAAAGTGAGATAGTGTTTATTTTCTTCAGTGAAGAAGTCTTCAGTGTACGCGGGTTTACGGATGTTGGTAATGGTTACGCCAGTTTCTTCCAAGGTCTCGCGCTTGGCACAATCCTCAATCGTTTCCATGAATTCCAAGTGGCCACCGGGCGGACACCAGCTGCCTGGACCGTGTGCGTTCTTCCGTTTGCCGAGGAGTACCTTGCTATCTTTTAGGATTAGTACGCCGACACCAATTCGGGGGATCTGTTCCATGTCGTGAGTATAGCAGACTACGTGATAAACGGATTTTCCATATCGAAGGTGATCAGTGGGGTTTCGTTATTGATCACGTCCTCGGGTACGTCATATTTCTCACTGTAGAGCGTGGCAACCGAGCAGAACTTGGCGTCTGTCCAATCAAAGCCGAGTTTCTCTGACACTGCTCGCACTGCCTCTTCTGATGCGCCTTCTACTTCGACAAATGGCGGGAGAAACGGCCAGGTGTCGATAGTGACCTCGACTTCATCAAGTAGCCAAAGTTCACGCTTCGTTTCTTGGTAGGCTTTGCGCTGGCAGCCGATAGTACCGAGGAAGGTTTCCGCTTCTTCGTAGCTATCGACCGTGAGACATGATTCTTTCTGGTCTTCGATATTCTCACCATCGACCACCTTTACACTCATAGTGATCTTATCGCCTTCGTCGCGCACTCGCATCCAGCCGCCAGCGATATGATTACCTTCTGGTAGATGGAAAACCGACCGGCGCTGGGTGAATTCTGGTCGCTGTAGTGTTGCATTGGCAGCCTTGAGCTTGCTGCGCATGTCATCTACATCGACATTGGCAAACGTTGCTTCGTATTCAATTTGCATAGGTTATGAGTGGTTAGACGGGTCAAATATTTCGGCTAGTTTTTTAACAGTTGGAAAGACGTTCATATTCTTTATGTCATCGTAGTCGACAAATTTTACACTCATGCATTCATCGGATGGTGTAAAGTTTAAATGCTCAACAGTTGTTTCGTAGACTGCATTCGCGACCCATAGGGTTTGGTCAATATTTTGATCAGTAATGAAGTAACTTGGGTTCTCAGAAACGGAAGTAACTGATAGGCCCATTTCCTCACCAATTTCCCGTGGCAAGTCTTCTTGGGGTGTTTTTCCCCAGTCGAGTCCACCGCCGGGGAGTTCCCAGACGCCGTTCTTCTCCTCGCAGATAAGAAATTTATCCTTTGTTTCGTTAAGAATTAAGGCCTTCACGCTAACGCGGTAGTAGCCACTTTTTAATTCGCTCATAGTATTACTATTGTGAATGAATAATAGTGCCAAGTACGCGTTGTCTCCGGCTCAGTATTCTGCCTAGTGTACCGGAAATGAAATAGAGGGCAAGTTTCACCGCTCTCCATCCCATTCACCAAGGAATTGCGCGAGATATTCTTCCATGTACTCATGTCGCTTGGCTGCGATCGCTTTGCCGGTTTTGGTGTTCATGAGGTCTTTGAGCAGCAAGAGTTTTTCATAGAAGTGGTTGAGAGTCGGAGCGGTGCTCGTTTTGTACTCTTCCTTGGACATGTGTAAGTTTGGCTTGATGGTTGGGTCATACAGCGCGCGGCCTTTGTGGCCACCGTAGTTGAAGGTGCGCGCGATACCAATGGCACCGATCGCATCGAGTCGGTCCGCGTCCTGGACGACCTCTAGCTCCGGCGAGGTCCATTTTTGTCCTTCAAGTGAGCCTTTAAATGAAATGTGTCGGACGATGTTCTCGACGTGCGTGATCACTTCCTCGGAGAGTTCGAGACTGCTCAAGAATGCGCGAGCGGTCTTTGGTCCGATCTCCTCGTCACCACCATGGAACTTTGAGTCGGCGATATCGTGGAGCAGGGCACCGAGTTCTACGACGAGCGTGTCTACATCAGACTCTTCCTTGGCAATGTGCTGTGCGTTCTTCCAAACCCTGTAAATATGCCACCAGTCATGTCCGCCCTCGGCTTCGGCGAGGGTTTCTTGTACGTACTTAGCAGTTTGGTCGATGATAGTTTGATTGTGCATTGATTGAGTATAGCAGGTTGGGAATTTAATGAATTACAGCGTTGCCCAGCTTGATCTTATCCAAGTGAATTGAAATAGTGATCGATCTCTTTAAAACTACTTAGAACAACTAATTTGTCCTGATATGCCGCTGCGGCATCCATTTGCGTGTCGTGTCTGTTCTGCCGCCATCTATCAAAAATCACCTTAGTATGTAACAGGTCTTTCCACCAACTTACTTCTGGATGCCTATCTTTGCCTTTGAACACCCGCACAACATGACTAAGCAGGCGTTTCAGGATTGGTCGCTGAATCAGTACTACTGCATCAGCTTTTTCTGCTATCAATGGCTGAATTTTTGAATGAGTACCATCCACGACCCACTCCTCATTTTCTGAGAGAAAATCAGAGACCGCCTTACGTGTCCTTTCTTTGATTTGTTGTTTTTTCTCTTCAGTGCAGCCATTAACTAAGCAGTCGTGGCCACCGTTCTCAAACCACAATCGATCTAGTTCAAGCCTAGGGACACTACATTTTTGAGCGATCTTTCTTGTCAGTGTACTTTTGCCACTGCCCATTTGACCGATCACAATTATTCGCATCTTTCGATTGTAGCAAATTATCGAAAGATTGAAGCGCCAAATGAGGTGCGTGAATTGTGAGTATGCTATTCAACGATGATTTAATTTATTTATCGTACAACTTTACAACTTAATCCGTCTGCAGAACCATCAATTGTTATAGGAACACGTTCCCCGTTAAATGTTCCATCCGTGGCAAAAGTAACCATCCATGTAAAACGCGATCGTTCTCCTGGACATATTCCGTATTCTGGATCAATTCCGGTGACTCTAAACTGACTAACCCCACCTTCTGGAAAAATTATTTCATCAGCCAGAGGCTTTGCGTTTTTGTAGAAAACGAAAGAATTACCATTCCAGACATCAACCTGGTATTCATTTTCCATCGCACTGAAATCCCAAATCGGAATCCGTAAGCTCTTGAATTTCGGGCTACCTTCAAATGATCTCCATATGTACCCAACAGTTATGTCTGGCCCAATTTGTCTCTCTGTCGCAACTAGTTCGTTAATAGAATTTTGGACTGTTGTAGCCCTGACTGTCTCAGTGGTGGAATTAATTTTTGCTGTTGTCTCTGCAGGTATTTCTGGTTTTACTATCGGTTCGGGTGATTGTGTATTTTCCTGCTTGAGTTGCATAGTTTTCTCCAAAGGTACTTCGTTGTTTGTGCTTTGAGGCCCTCTTTCTCCTTCAGTAATTTCTTCAGGAGCTTGTTTTTGTGCTGGCCGTTGCGAGGCAGGTTCCTGTGTGTTGGTGAGGTAAGCAAAAGTAATTCCAATGATGAATGCAATAGGTAGTGCGATCAGGACAAATGATATTTTCATGAAAAAAGTATATCACCAATCATTCTAATACTAGAAAGCCGGTATAAAACCGGCTTTCTAGTATATGTGCGGGTGAGAAGAATCGAACTCCCGACCTCTGCTTGGAAGGCAGATGTTTTACCACTAAACTACACCCGCGTATTGAGTCTGCAAAGCGTTTGGAAGTGATGGTCAAAAGAAGTGGCGGGAGTGGGCGCGAGCTTGCTCGCAAGCACTCCCGCCACTTCTTTTGATGCAAGCAGTGTTTGCATGCACATCCAAACAGTTTGGACGAATGAGCGATTGTATCAAAGATACACCCGCACCCCAAGAAACTCCTTGAAGTCCAACGATTCTAGCACAGCAGGCCGATAATACAACCAATTCTGCTACACTGTACCAATGAAACAAAAACTTTCTATTGTGACGCTCGGAGTAGCTGACCTAGCAGTGTCACGGGCATTTTATGAAGAGAAACTCGGCTTTACACCAGTTTCTGAGGACGAGGGAATTGTCTTCTATGATATGGGTGGTGCGCGGCTCGGATTGTTTAATAGGGAAGAGCTAGCCAAAGATGCAACAGTATCAGCCGAGGGAAAGGGCTTTCGAGGCGTGACGCTGGCGCACAATGAGCCGAGTGAGGCGGCAGTCGACGCGGTCTTTGCGGAGCTGCGAGCACAGGGGGTAGAGATCGTGAAAGCACCAGAGAAGGTTTTTTGGGGTGGATACTCAGGCTACTTTGCTGATCCAGACGGACATCTCTGGGAAGTAGCATACAATCCATTTTCTGATCTTACCTAAACAAAAGCCCCGATGAGGGGCTTTTGTTTAGTCGTTCTCCAAGCTGGTCGCGGTTGTTTGGTAGGATTTGTCCTCAAAGATATCGTCACCGATCGAGACTTGGTGCGATGTGGCAAACGGACTGCGCTGACACACCAGCTCAAGCCAGCGGTGGGTCTTGATGCCAGAACTACCGGTGATCACTGCATCTTTGGAGTCTGGGACATCACGCAGCTGGGTAATGTATGGCAGTGTGCCGAAACGGGTGGTAAGTTCGGTAGAGTCACTCAGATCTTTCTCGGTCAGGGTAGTTTTGCAGTTGCCGAAGTTGTCGATGTGCCAGACGGCTGGCGGCAGGTCAGGTACTTCGCTAAGGGAGTATGAGGTGTGTGGTACTTCGTGGCCAGTGAAGAGAAACGCTGCGACTCGTGGGGTGAAGTCGAAGCTACGGAACTGGGTGATCGGGATCCGCGACGCAGCGTCTTCATCGATAAAGCCAGCGGCGAGCATCGCGTCTGCAGCGGTGTGGGTGTCGAGTAGGTTTACTTCAGTAGCGAGGCCGAGGCTTTTCACGGCCGAAAGCGCAAAGCCGTCTACCGTCGTGAGTACAAGCGTGTCGTGGTAGTGGAAGTACGCAAACGGCGTACCATTCTCCCATTTAGTCGTGTGGCCGCCGCGTGGTGCGACATTGACCAAGATAACGCCTGGACGTCCTTCGGTAGCATCGAGAATATCGATCAATTGGACTCCAGCTTCAAGGTCTGATTCGACCCCAACAAACGACACATTTACCCCAAGGAGTGAGGCGAGTCGGCTGGTCTGGCGTGCGCGTGCGTTAGTGTCGCGGCAGTCATTGATAATAGTTGCAAACATAAAGAATAAAAAATCCCCTGTGCGGGGTGTTACTGATTGTAATTAGATACAGACAAACACACCCGCTCAAGCGCTTTCCATCATCATCATGGTGATGGCTGGTGTGTGAATCATGGTTGCATGGTAGCAGGTCCGTACAATTCTGCAAGCGTACAAAATACAAAACACCCTGGCTGGGGTGTTTTGTAAATGTGATGGGAAATAGCAAAGGTCTTTGCTTCTCCGAACATAGCGTATTACCTCCGCTACGTGATTATTATAGCATAATTTTTGAGTGCGCTACCTTTTTCCGTTTGATTTTGAAAACGGTTTTGATTCTTTCCAGAGGTGCTCAAACTGCGACCGATGCATGTCAGCCAGCTCCTTACTATCAATGACAAAGCCGTAGTTTTCTCGCTTAGATGATATAAACGCGACTTTATTCCCATACACCGCGTACCCGAGAGTCGTATCAATATCGTTTGGGGCAATGCGAATGGTGCGAAGGGATTCTTTGGGATCGAGTGACCCAAAAACATCCTCGATTTCTCGTACGTTCATCGTACGCTTTTGTGGCCAGATAATACGGGCCTTCAGTTTTCTGGCCACACGCTCATTGTAGAAGTGAGAGAAAGCAGTGTCGGAGACGACTTTCATCATCTCTACAATCGGCCACACCCAGAGCGACTCTTTGTCACGAGAATGCAGGACGTCACGAAAGATGTTTTCAGCAGCTTTGGGAGAAGTGTGTACGAAAAACTTTGATTGATACTGCTCAGGAATATCGCGCTGTTCCCAGAGTTCTTGGAACTGCTTCCCTGAAAGGCGGACCGCTTTAGCTTTTTCTTCAAAAAGCGCAGCAATAGTGTGGTAGTTTTCTGCGTAAAAGATCGAACCGCCTTCATCCAGACCGCGGCGTACAAGCCCCTTTTCCATAAGAGACTTCAGATGCACGTAGATGGTCGGGCGGGGGATATTCATGATCCGGCTGAGGGCAAGTACGCCGCGGCCTTGACCTTCCTTCGCGAGCGCAAGAAATGTTTTTGTCTCAGCTGGTGAGCAGCCGAGTTGTGCGAGCGTATCAGCGATAGTCATGTTCGAATCCTCGCATATTTGTCAACTTTTGACAACATATTTACAAATATGGTGGCCGTAGTATTTTTGCTTCAGTATAGGTCTGTAAAAGGAGAAAGGTGTGAAAGAGGATATTTTATCTTTGCTTGAAAAAGCGAAGAACGCCACTTACGCTGATATCGCAGAAGTTATGGGCGAACTTTTAGCTTTACGTATCAGACTGGCAGAAGACTGGCTGCAGGCAGGAGTCGTGTCGCCTGGGCTAGAGCAAATACGAGGCGGGTTGGCATTGATTAAAGAAGTTCTCCTTGATCGCTTGGATGCTATACAAGGTGAAGCTCTGCTAGAGGAAATTGCTCAGAGGCGTGAAGAGTCGCGTAAGCGACTCGAAGATGGTGCTCAAGATGAGTATGTCAGCATGAAGAAGCGAGCGGTGGAGCTGCTTGCTCGTGCAATGGAATCAAAAGGGGCTGAAATAACTGAAGTTCAGCGTGAGTGGGTGCAACTCAGGTACGATCATGCTCAAAAAACGTATGGTGAGTACGAGCCGTCCAGTAAAACTCAGTGGATCGATAGGATCATAGATGCTGCTAGGGAGGTTATGCTTGGTAGATTGGATGTGTATCAAGGCGAAGCAGTTTTTCGCGAGTTGCAATACAGGAAGAAAATGACTGAAGGTTCTGAATAAATTGTGGCCGGGCATTCCATGCCCGGCTTTTCTGTATCTGAAAGATGACAGAAAACGGGCGGGCCCGAAGGGCCCGCCCGTTTCTGTACTAGTGGAGAAATACTACTTAACTGAGTCCTTGAGTGCCTTAGCAGCTCGGAACTTTGGTACGCGCATTGCTGGTACCTTTACAGTCTCGCCGGTGCGTGGGTTTCGTGCTTCGCGAGCAGCACGCATCTTAGCTTCAAAGATACCGAAGCCAGCAACAGAAACCTGGTTGCCATCCTTCATTGCAGCTACGATGCTGTCAAACACAGCGTCAACTGCGCGCTCTGCGTCAGCTTTAGTGGTGTCGAGTACTTCGTGCACTTTGCTGATGATGTCTGCTTTGTTCATAGATCAGAAAATTATTTTTTCTAGTGTGTAAAGTTGTGGTGAGCGATAACTCAAGCACGGTGCCGTATTGGCTTGCAAATCATTATATAGCAACACTATATGCCTGCAACGACTACACAAGGGATAATTTTGTGTTGTAATAAAAAAAGCATGACACCAGCTGGTGTCATGCTAAGCTGCACTCTGATCAATTCGTGATCTCTACTTTTGTAACAGTGACCCCAGCAGCGCCCACTCTTTTCTCAAAGAGCTGTCGAAAGCTGGTCTCCATATTGTGTTTTTTTGAGCAGTGCATACTTGCTAGTAATTCAGCTAGTGAATCAATAGCCGCCCGTTTTATCAACTCGTTGATATCACGTTCACTTCTTTGACTGTGGTGAATCAACCACACTGATTTAGCAGTATCTCCCCAAGCACAATCAACACGAACATTCATTTTCCCTACAATGCTACGGCTGTCTGGTAGTTCATCACCATGTGATCGTTCAACATAGACGCCATTTATGTACCAGAGCCTGTACGACTGCTTATTAGGTTTTAGATCAAGTGCAACTCCGCCTAATGACCGCAGTTCCTTGTGTGAGACTGTAGATTCAGCGGGAAATATTTTTACCACCGACCCTTGATTATCGAATACGAGTAGTTCGTATAAACACAACTTGTAGAAGAGTGTGATGACCCTCCGTATAAGCAGCAACGGCGTGACGAATACTACTGCTAGGCTAAGACAAATTAGAGTTCCAATGATCGTTACTAGGAGTAAGGGCACTCCTTTGAAGATCAAAAGATCCTTCCAAGTTGCAGTAGTAACCTCAATATCGGGTATCGCATACTGCATGAATGCGTAGAACAAAACTACCGACACTATCGTGGCCATTAGCCAAAATAGCTTTGTAGATAAAAGATCGCTTAAGAATCTGCGTCTGATGAGTTTTTCGGTGGACCAGGAAATCTGTAGGGCAATGTTAATTAGCGATTGTCTCATTGGTCTTCTCCTTGTATATGTGGATGAGAATCTGTGTTGACTATACAGATAATTTACTGTAATGTAAATCTGTCGTCGGCATACGACGTCATATCCTGCATGCAATTTATGAATACGTCTATCAAGACAAACATTGAAAATATTGGCCTTTCAGAGGCTGAGGCAAATACGTACGTCGCACTCCTTTCACAGTCAGGGGGAATGAGCGTTTTAGAGCTCAGTCGAATGGTTAATGTCCCCCGAGCAACACTGTATGGTCACTTGGAGACGCTGCTTAAGGCAGCGTTGGTAAAAAAAGGTTTGCAAGATGGTCGAACAGTTTTTTACGCAGAATCGCCAACGACAATCACTGATCTATATGACAGGAGAATCAATGAATTGAAATCTGAAAGAGAAAAATTTGTCGTTGAGATGGAGTCATATACAAAAATAAATTCGTATTATTCTCCTAAGTTTTACGTATATGATCAGTCCAATGCAGCTTCTCAGATTTTATGGGATGTCTTGCGTGCCAAAGAGAAAGAAACATACTGGCTTTGGCCGATTAGTGAGATGGTACGTTCTATTCCAGTTGATGTTCTAAATGAATTTCACCAAGAGCGTATGAAGCGTGGTATTTGGCTAAACGTGCTTTGGCCAGATGCAAAACGGGTAGAGCAGGAGCAGTATTCTTTTATGGAGGGTAGTCCGAACGAAAAAAACTTTATGCGTAGAGTGCGAATACTGCCAAAGGAAATTGATCAGACAACGGGGTACGGTATCTATGGCACGAAAGTTGCTTTTTTGTCATCTGAACAGGAACATTATGGCTTTGTAATTGATAGTAAAGAATTAACAAAGACTTTTAAAAATCAATTTGACTATTTCTGGAGCATTTCAAAAACGTTGACGTCTAAGTAAAATAAAACCAGGCGGCACCCGAAGGGTGCCGCCTGGTTTTATTTTTGATCAAAGTTCTATCGAGCGTAACTCACTACTCGTGTCTCGCGAATGACGTGCACCTTGATCTCACCAGGGTAGCGCAGCTGCGCTTCGATGTTGGTGGCGATGGTGCGAGCAAGGGTATTGGTCTCAATATCGTTCAGTGTGGTCGGATTCACTAGTACGCGGATCTCGCGTCCAGCAGCGATCGCAAAGGCTTTTTCAACGCCACTGAGACTGGTTGCGATGTGTTCGAGATCTGAGAGTCGCTTGATGTAATTTTCGAGTGAATCACGGCGTGCACCTGGACGACCACCAGAGATCGCGTCGGCCACTTGGACAATGATGCTCTCAGGTGTTTCGTATGGGTACTCTTCATGATGTGCTCGCATTGCCAAGATAACTTGCTCATCAACGCCGTACTTCTCAAGAATGCGAATGCCGATCTCGACGTGAGTACCAGCCACCTCGTGACTCACGGTCTTACCAATGTCGTGAAGAAGTGCGCCCGCTCGGGCGATCGCAGGATTGGCGCCAACTTCTTCTGCAATGATGCCTGCGATATGCGCCATCTCAACTGAGTGCCAGAGCACGTTTTGTCCATAGCTCGTGCGGAAATGAAGACGACCAAGAATGGTCACGAGGTCTGGGTGGAGGTTTGGTACATTTGCTTCATAGCACGCCTTTTCCCCCATTGCTTTCACAGTCTTTGCTACTTCACTGCGAGCTTTTTCTACCGTTTCCTCGATCTTGGCTGGCTGGATACGTCCGTCTTTGAGGAGTGCTTCAAGGGCAACTCGCGCGATCTCACGACGGATCGGGTCAAAGCTAGAAAGCACGATGTAGCCAGGTGACTCATCGATGAGCACATCAACACCAGTTGCACGCTCAAAGGCACGCACATTTCGTCCTTCTTTTCCGATCACTTTACCTTTGAGGTCATCGCTCGGGATCTCTACGTGCGCCGTCATGAGGTTTGGCGCCATGGTGTTGCCGAGGCGATGAATGGCAGCGAGTAGGATATTCTGCGCTTTAGCTTCGTATTGCTCTTCGCCGAGTCGATCGATCTTTTCGAGCCGGCCACGAAGATCTTCCTCGCGTTCGTTCTCGATCTTTGCGATCAATCGTTCGTATGCTTCGTCTTTTGAGAGTCCTGCTACTTCTTCGATCTTTTGATCGATTTCCAGCTTTCGCTCATCAAGTTGTGTCTTGATCGTCTTGACCTGTTCGATCTTCCCGCGGACATCTTCTTTTTGTGAGTCCAGTTCGATCTGGCGCTCATCAAGAACTTCCTCGCGTTTATCAAGGCGAGTTTCTTTTTGTTCCAACTTCTCCTCTAAGTGCTTTCGTTCAGCTTTGGCTTCGTTCTCGATCTTTTCGGCTTTCTTTTCGGCTTCTTCAACGATCACGAACGCTTTCTTTTCGGCAGTGATCTCTCGTTCTTTTATTCGTAGCTCGATCGAATTCGTCTTTGACTGTGCGTGTAGATACCGCACAACGTATCCGGCAATAATCCCAAGAAACAAAGCCCCAACCAGCAACGCTGCAAATACAAGTGGCGGCGGCATGTTTTCTTCTTATTTCAATAAATGCTTCAAAAAGCTCGTGTCTGTACGATTGCACTGTACAGGAGAAATGGCGGTTTGTAAATTGGAGGGTAAAGTGCTAGCGTACCAAAGGCAACAGAGGAGTGAACTAGCTATGCAGACAATTCTCCAGTTCGGATCTTTATTGGTGCTTGCGGGTGGGGCGATCGGTTTCTTTGTGCTGTTGGCGTACGTACTGTATCGCTCTGCCAAAGAACAGCGATCGGCGTGACCATCATCGCTGGTGTCACAAAAAAAGCGCGACCGGAACGGTCGCGCTTTTGCTATGCTGCCAGCCCTTGATAGTAGTAGATCTTGGCGATGGCTTGATACAGATAGCTGCGTACATAGTGCCAATCAAGTGGCTCGTTGAGTGCGTCGCCGCTTGGCCGCAATTTGCCCTGAGCATCGAAGCTGATGCGTGGGAACTCTGCCAGAACGGGATCAAGCAGGTGTAGTGAGGTTGGACCAAGTCCGCCAGCCACGACAAGTTGCAGCTGTGGTATACGCTCGCTGATCTCGCGCAAGAATGGCAACATGGCCATTGCATCCATGCCAAGTCCCATGCCCATGCTCTTATCAAGCAGGACACGATCAACGACGCCTGTGTAGCGATCGAGGTACTCAGCAACCCGCTTTGGATCATCACCGCACATCGCTTGAGCCTTCTTTCCGATCTGCATGATCACCTCGATATTTTTCCCAGTCCGGTGCATGGCCTTGTGGACATTGTCGGGGTCAGGCCAGGTCATGTCGAGCTGAATTGCGCGAAGGTTCTCTCCGCCGTAGGAAAGTGCGCGGACCAGCTCGTCCTCGATTCCGGTGCTGTAGTCGAAGTTGGCGTAGTGGAGGCAATTGTAGGCTTCAGGGTAGCTGAAGATTCTGGCAATGTTTTCCTTGGGCGGGAAGGCTTTTGCCCACTTGGTTTCAATCCCCATCAGCGTCTTGCGGCTCATCATAACACCGACATGCAGGACGCGATCAAATAAAGGGTCAGAAAAAGTGAGATCGTCCATAAATCCGAGCATATCCCGTACTTGCTCGGGACTGGTGAAATCAGTGATGCCGATGTAGGGCATGTGTGACTGACGCATCTGCTTCTCCTTTGGTGTGCTGTGTGTCTAGGTGAAAGATAGTTTTTGTCGGGGAGAAAGTCAAGAAAAGCGGGCGGGCCCCTTTAGGGGTCCGCCCGCTTTTCTTGAAGTGTCGTAAGGATTTATTTGTACACCTTATCGACAATACCGTACTTCATTGCTTCGTCAGCGTCCATGAAGAAGTCACGGTCGGTGTCTTTCTCCACCTGAGCCAGCTTCTGTCCAGTCGCTTTTGCAAGCATCGTATTGAGACGGTTCTTTGTCTTGATGATGTGCTTGGCAGTGATCTCAATGTCTGACGCTTGTCCTTGTGCGCCACCCCATGGCTGGTGGATCATCACTTCGGCGTTTGGCAGGATGAATCGCTTACCCTTCTGGCCTTGTGAGAGGATGATTGATCCCATTGATGCCGCCATACCAACACACACGGTCGCCACGTCTGGCTT
Above is a window of Candidatus Nomurabacteria bacterium DNA encoding:
- a CDS encoding NUDIX domain-containing protein; the protein is MEQIPRIGVGVLILKDSKVLLGKRKNAHGPGSWCPPGGHLEFMETIEDCAKRETLEETGVTITNIRKPAYTEDFFTEENKHYLTFLLTAGWESGQPEILEPEKCEAWEWFDWNKLPSPLFLPLQNHIERGYDPFAT
- a CDS encoding CYTH domain-containing protein, whose protein sequence is MQIEYEATFANVDVDDMRSKLKAANATLQRPEFTQRRSVFHLPEGNHIAGGWMRVRDEGDKITMSVKVVDGENIEDQKESCLTVDSYEEAETFLGTIGCQRKAYQETKRELWLLDEVEVTIDTWPFLPPFVEVEGASEEAVRAVSEKLGFDWTDAKFCSVATLYSEKYDVPEDVINNETPLITFDMENPFIT
- a CDS encoding NUDIX hydrolase — encoded protein: MSELKSGYYRVSVKALILNETKDKFLICEEKNGVWELPGGGLDWGKTPQEDLPREIGEEMGLSVTSVSENPSYFITDQNIDQTLWVANAVYETTVEHLNFTPSDECMSVKFVDYDDIKNMNVFPTVKKLAEIFDPSNHS
- a CDS encoding HD domain-containing protein, which codes for MHNQTIIDQTAKYVQETLAEAEGGHDWWHIYRVWKNAQHIAKEESDVDTLVVELGALLHDIADSKFHGGDEEIGPKTARAFLSSLELSEEVITHVENIVRHISFKGSLEGQKWTSPELEVVQDADRLDAIGAIGIARTFNYGGHKGRALYDPTIKPNLHMSKEEYKTSTAPTLNHFYEKLLLLKDLMNTKTGKAIAAKRHEYMEEYLAQFLGEWDGER
- a CDS encoding AAA family ATPase, whose protein sequence is MRIIVIGQMGSGKSTLTRKIAQKCSVPRLELDRLWFENGGHDCLVNGCTEEKKQQIKERTRKAVSDFLSENEEWVVDGTHSKIQPLIAEKADAVVLIQRPILKRLLSHVVRVFKGKDRHPEVSWWKDLLHTKVIFDRWRQNRHDTQMDAAAAYQDKLVVLSSFKEIDHYFNSLG
- a CDS encoding VOC family protein, with the protein product MKQKLSIVTLGVADLAVSRAFYEEKLGFTPVSEDEGIVFYDMGGARLGLFNREELAKDATVSAEGKGFRGVTLAHNEPSEAAVDAVFAELRAQGVEIVKAPEKVFWGGYSGYFADPDGHLWEVAYNPFSDLT
- a CDS encoding ArsR family transcriptional regulator; translation: MTIADTLAQLGCSPAETKTFLALAKEGQGRGVLALSRIMNIPRPTIYVHLKSLMEKGLVRRGLDEGGSIFYAENYHTIAALFEEKAKAVRLSGKQFQELWEQRDIPEQYQSKFFVHTSPKAAENIFRDVLHSRDKESLWVWPIVEMMKVVSDTAFSHFYNERVARKLKARIIWPQKRTMNVREIEDVFGSLDPKESLRTIRIAPNDIDTTLGYAVYGNKVAFISSKRENYGFVIDSKELADMHRSQFEHLWKESKPFSKSNGKR
- a CDS encoding HU family DNA-binding protein — protein: MNKADIISKVHEVLDTTKADAERAVDAVFDSIVAAMKDGNQVSVAGFGIFEAKMRAAREARNPRTGETVKVPAMRVPKFRAAKALKDSVK
- the rny gene encoding ribonuclease Y; protein product: MPPPLVFAALLVGALFLGIIAGYVVRYLHAQSKTNSIELRIKEREITAEKKAFVIVEEAEKKAEKIENEAKAERKHLEEKLEQKETRLDKREEVLDERQIELDSQKEDVRGKIEQVKTIKTQLDERKLEIDQKIEEVAGLSKDEAYERLIAKIENEREEDLRGRLEKIDRLGEEQYEAKAQNILLAAIHRLGNTMAPNLMTAHVEIPSDDLKGKVIGKEGRNVRAFERATGVDVLIDESPGYIVLSSFDPIRREIARVALEALLKDGRIQPAKIEETVEKARSEVAKTVKAMGEKACYEANVPNLHPDLVTILGRLHFRTSYGQNVLWHSVEMAHIAGIIAEEVGANPAIARAGALLHDIGKTVSHEVAGTHVEIGIRILEKYGVDEQVILAMRAHHEEYPYETPESIIVQVADAISGGRPGARRDSLENYIKRLSDLEHIATSLSGVEKAFAIAAGREIRVLVNPTTLNDIETNTLARTIATNIEAQLRYPGEIKVHVIRETRVVSYAR
- the clpP gene encoding ATP-dependent Clp endopeptidase proteolytic subunit ClpP, whose product is MVPMVIEKTVGGERAFDIFSRLLKERIIFVTGPIEDHMAGLITAQLLFLESEDPKKDIYLYVNSPGGSVTAGLSIVDTMNHIKPDVATVCVGMAASMGSIILSQGQKGKRFILPNAEVMIHQPWGGAQGQASDIEITAKHIIKTKNRLNTMLAKATGQKLAQVEKDTDRDFFMDADEAMKYGIVDKVYK